From Slackia heliotrinireducens DSM 20476:
GCCGTCGGGCATGCGGTAATGCATCACGTATTTGTTGAGCCAGCCGGCGCTGACTTGGTCCATTCCCAAAAACTCGGGGCGCGCCTTGGATTCGGGCATAGCAATGCTCCTCTCGGTACAAACACACTTCGGGGCATTATACCAGCGGCATGGCCCGAACAGCGGTTTTACACCTATTCAGGGTTTATGGCGGCATCGGCGTCCGCAGGGGCAGCCGTCTCCTGCACCGCTTCGGCCGCACCATCCCCAGCGGTCCCGAAGGCCGCTTCGCGCTTTGCCACGTCTTCCTTCAGCACGCGGTAACCGGCAGCAACCAGCGGCACCGCCACCAGCATGCCGAAGATGCCCGACACGGCACCGCCGATGGTGACCGCTGCGAGCACCAGAACGCCCGACAGGCCCACCGACGTGCCGACGACCTTCGGGTAGATGAAGTTGCCCTCGATCTGCTGCAACACGATGATGAACACCAAAAACTCCAGCGACTGCTGCCAGGAGAACGTCAGAATCATGAACGCGCCCACCGCGGCGCCCAAATACGCGCCGACGATGGGGATGAGTGCCGTCAGGCCGATGAGCGCGGCGATCATGGATGCGTACGGCAGTCGCAGAAGCGTCATGCCGATGAAGCACAGCACGCCCAGGATGACCGCCTCGGTGCACTGCCCTACCACGTATTTATGGAACGAATCGTCCAGCAGTTCGGCGAAGCGCGCACCTTGCGCATACCATTCAGGACGCATATAGGCCTTCGCAACGCGCTTGATCTGCGGAACCACGCGGTCGCGGCTGGCCAGAAAATACATTGCGAAAATGATGCCCATGACCCAGATGAGCATGGTGGTGAAGGTGTTGCTCAGCCCGGCGAGCCAGCCGGCAATACCCGACTGCAGCGCCGCCGTCACGTCCGCCAGCACGGTGTTCCAGTCGAGTTCTTTCATGTAGTCGACGACCGACGCGGGGATCAGCGCCACCAGAGACTCGTTGGACAAAAGATTGTTGACCGCTGCGGGCGCGCTCTGGACCAGCGTGTTTATGGCTCCGACGAACTGCGGCACCACCAGCACCATGATGGCGCCCACGATGCCGACGATGGTGATGATGGCGCCGCCCATGCACACGGGCCGCTCGAGCCTCTTCGCCAAGGCGCCGCTGAAGCATCTGCCGTAATGCCGCTCGTAGAACGACATGAGGATGTTGATGATGTACGCCAGCGCGGCACCGATGATGATCGGCTCCGCCGCGTTGATGAGCACCGCGCACATGGTCGCGACCATGGGCCAGTAGGTGATGGCCAAATACACGATGAAAACGGTGACACCGATTCGCAGGCAGGTGCGCCAAAGCGGGAAGACCGTTTCGTTTTCTTGCGTCATCTGGGTTCCTATCCGATAGTCATATTTGGGAATTGCACGTGGGACACGCGCACCATTATAACCACGTCCCGGCAAAAGCCGACGCTGCTGCGACAAGTGGCGAACTCGTGTTGCATTTGATCACGCGCGTCGGCGCTATGCCAGCAGGATGCAGTTCAGGCACCGTATGGCGTCGCGAAACGCCCGCAATGCGGCGCGGTCGTCCAGATAGCTGACCTCCACGCGGGCCGTAAGCGCGTCGCGGTCGGTCCAGCGGGTGGCTCCCAGGAACTTTCCCGACGTCACGCCCTGCTCGGCAAGTTCGTCGGGAATGCCCACCTCGGCATGATGGGCCACCTGGTCTTCGATCACCATGTGTTCCAGCAGATGCGGAAGCGACGTGTGGTCGGCCACCGCAGCGAACGTCGGGCCCACGTCGTTGATGCAGGCATGTTGCATCAGGCGCGGATACCGCTTGAGCACCTCTTCGAGCAGCTGCGGCGTGGTGATTGCGAACCGCGCGTGCGTGACCCGCACGTTGGCGATGATCCGCTCGGGTCGGACGATGTAACCCTCGACAACGATAACGGCATGATCAGGAGAAACTTCTACCATTTATGCCCCCGTTCCCGGTTGTATGGCGTTTCCGCCGATGGTCAGTTCTTTGTCACCCGATTCTACGGCTTCCCCGTTGGCCTCCAGGTAGGAGTCCTTCGACTTCGCTGGCTTCTCAGGCTCAGGCTCGCTTGAGGCCTCGGGCTCGGCCTGCCCTTCCTCAGGTGCGGAAGCCTCCTCCGACGGGGCCTCAGCAGGCTCCTCGACGGCAGGCTCCTCATAAACGTCCTCTTCGACGTACTCTTCCTCGGTGTATTCTTCGGTGTACTCCTCCGATTCGGCCAGCTCCTCGTCATACGCCTCTTCGTCGTATGCGGCCTCGTCGTCCGTCGTTTCGGAGGACTGCTCGTCTTCCGCCTCCGCAGGCTGGCCCCTCAGCTCGGGCTTCGTGTCCGTGTCGTCCGAAATCCGCACCAGTGTGAGAACGGTTCCGCCCTGGGCGTTGTCCCCTTCGTAAATCTTCAGGGTGTTGCGGTCCTCGGAGAACTCGTACCGACCGCCGCCGGTTTTATCCTCGAAGGTGTACGTGATGGTCTTCTTCCACGTGTCCATCTCGTAGTTGTAGAACAGGTTGTTGGGCATGCGCACGGCCTCGCCGTCGAAAACCACCGTCATGGTGTTGTTCTCGGTACGCCACGTGCCCTGGATGTCCAGCTCGTCGTCGTAGCGGAAGAACGTCTGCCAGGCCATGATCAGACCCACCACGGCAGCCACGATGACGAACCCGGCCACAATGGCGAACGCCATCTTGACCGTGTCGATGGACCCCTCCGTAAGCGGCGCCCGCTCGGCTGGACGGCGGTCCTCCGCCACGCGCCCCTTGAACGGCTTGCGCTTGGTCGGCTTGTGGGGCTCTTCCACGTCGAAGTCGTCCGACGCGCCCTCGTCGACGGCACCTTCGGCATCCGATCCCGCCTCGGCCTCGGCCTCGGATTCGTCCGCGGCCCCTTTCCCGCCCTTGAGGAACGTGAAAATCGACTTCTTCTTCGTGGCCTCATCGGCGACCTCTACCGATTCGGAAGAACCGTCGTCGGAGGACGCCCCTTCATCACCTGCAGAAGCTTCCTCAGGCGCAGGCTCCGCCTTGTGGACCGAGGCGCGGCGCTTGCCCTTGACCGAACGCTTCTTGACGGTCTTCTTCGGCTCGTCGGAAGACGCCGTTTCCGTCACGACGGACTCGGGTTCGCCTGCGGACGCCTCGTCGACGGCAAGGTCCGCAGCCTTGGGCGCAACGTCGGAAGCCGCCTGGTCGGCAGGCGGTTCAGCGGCTTCGGGCGCAACAACGGAAGCCGCCGTCTGTTCGACGGCTTCCTGTTTGACGGGTGCGGATGCGCGCTTCTTGCCCTTGACGGAGCGGCGCTTGGGAGTATCAGCCATAGGAGTGCGTTTCAGTGGTTCGTTCGGCTCGGATTATTCGATTACAGCTGGTCAGCAGCGATGACTTCGACGCCGCCCATGTAGGGAACCAGCACGTCGGGCACCTTGATGGAGCCGTCGGCCTGCTGGTAGTTCTCCATGACGGCAGCCATCGTACGGCCCACAGCCAAGCCGGAGCCGTTGAGCGTGTAGACGTAACGCGTGCCCTTGAACTTGTTGGGGTCGCGGTACCTGATGTTGGCGCGGCGTGCCTGGAAGTCGGTGCAGCAGGAGCAGGAGCTGATCTCCTTGTAGGCGTCGTAGCTGGGCAGCCACACTTCCAAGTCATAGGTCTTGGCGGCGGAGAATCCCAGGTCGCCGGTGCACAGCGAGATGACGCGATAAGGCAGACCCAGCAGCTGCAGGATGTTCTCCGCGTCTTCGACCATGAGCTCGAGCTGGTTGAAGCCATCCTCGGGGGTGGCGAATTTGACCATTTCGACCTTGTCGAACTGGTGTACGCGAATCAGGCCGCGGGTGTCGCGCCCGGCGCTGCCGGCCTCCTCGCGGAAGCAGGCGGTGTAGCCGCAGTACTTCAGCGGCAGCTGGCTTGCCTCGAGCACGTCGCCGGCGTGGATATTGGTGAGCTGGACCTCGGCCGTGGGGATGAGGTACAGGCCCTCGGTGGTGTGGAACAGGTCTTCTTCGAACTTAGGCAGCTGGCCCGTACCGTACAGGGTGTTCCCGTTCGCCATGACCGGGCACCACCATTCCTTGTAGCCGCGGGAACCGTGCGTGTCAGCCATGAAGTTGATCAGCGCGCGCTCCAGACGGGCGCCCAGGCCGCCCAGCAGCACGAAGCGGGAGCCGGCCAGTTTGGTGGCGCGCTCGCTGTCGATGATGTTGAGGTCGGCACCCAGATCCCAGTGGGCCTTGAATTCAAAGTCGAACTTGCGGGGAGTGCCCCAGCGACGGACCTCGGGGTTCTCGGTTTCATCCTTGCCGACGGGCGTGGACTCATGCGGAATATTGGGGATGCGGCACAGCATCTCGTTCAGGGCGGTTTCGGCTTCGGAACGCTTCGCGGACACCTCGGCGATCTTCTCGTTCAGCGCACGGACCTCTTCCTTGGAGGCTTCGGCCTCGTCCGCCTTGCCTTCGCGCATCAGCGCGCCGATCTGCTTGGACGCGGTGTTGCGCTTCGCCTGCATGGCCTCTTCGTCGGCGATGTATGAACGGCGGGATTCGTCCAGCTCATTGAACTTATCGACGTCCCAGGAACCGTTGCGGTTCTTCATGGCCTGGGTAATGACGTCTTGGTTTTCACGAACGAACTTGATGTCCAGCATTTCATACTCCAATCTTTAGGTGTTCGAACGAGTATACCGCAGCAAGGCAGGGCTTGCGCCACTCAGAACGCTCACACCACACCCTTTTCAAGCGAACGAGCCGACAATGCCGTTTCAAGCCACTCCCGTTGCATAAAACGGCTCCATATCTGCAAGAGCGCATCGCCACCGGCGCTTGCCTAGCTTTCCGTCCCGTAGCCCGCGCCAACCGTCACGCTGCTTTGATGGATTGCTTGTCAATCGAGCCGTTCAATGGATAGAATAGCCATTGCTTCAAATGCGGCTATCGCGGATAACCCGCGTGCAATACGGAAAGAGGACCCATGGACTTCATGGCTATATACCACTTCATCTTCGAGACCTATTACGGCATCGGCATCCTCGTTGCCTCGGGCCTGGTTCTCAGCCTCATCATCAGCATCATTCTCGAGCACAAGACCCGCAAGACCTACGTCGACCGCGGGCCGCGCGACGATGACGATGATTGGAGCTTTTTCGACGACGATGACGAGGAAGAGGAATAACCCCCTCGCGCTTCGCCGCACCGCAAAACACGTCGGGCCGTCCCCTAGGGGCGGCCCTTTCCGTATATATGGGGAAAATGCCTGGTCGGCTATGCGGTAAGCAGACCCGCCACGGCGCCCAGCAGAGGCTCGAAGCTCACGCCGCGCTCCTTGAAGTGGGGCTGCTTGGCCGACACCAGCATGGCGTCGTGGGTCAGACGTCCTGCGAACAGGACGGCTTCGGCGAAGGTGCGGCCCGCCATGATGCCCGCCAGCAAGGCGCTTGCGTACAGGTCGCCCGTGCCGTGCAGCATATACGGGACGTATTCGTTGCTTGCTTCGAAAGGCTCCACGTCCACGCCGCCGATGAAGTTGCGGATCAGCCCGTCGCCGCGCTGCACGCCCTTGAGCACCACATACTTGGCGCCCCGCTCCACCAGTGCGTCGATGATGCGGTACGCTTCTTCATCAGGGATGTTGACGCCAGCCCAATCATCCCCGATGGGTTCGCCCAGAATGATGGCGGCTTCGGTCAGGTTCGGCGTGAGGATGTCGGCGTCGGC
This genomic window contains:
- a CDS encoding DUF6724 family protein, whose product is MDFMAIYHFIFETYYGIGILVASGLVLSLIISIILEHKTRKTYVDRGPRDDDDDWSFFDDDDEEEE
- a CDS encoding AI-2E family transporter, with the protein product MTQENETVFPLWRTCLRIGVTVFIVYLAITYWPMVATMCAVLINAAEPIIIGAALAYIINILMSFYERHYGRCFSGALAKRLERPVCMGGAIITIVGIVGAIMVLVVPQFVGAINTLVQSAPAAVNNLLSNESLVALIPASVVDYMKELDWNTVLADVTAALQSGIAGWLAGLSNTFTTMLIWVMGIIFAMYFLASRDRVVPQIKRVAKAYMRPEWYAQGARFAELLDDSFHKYVVGQCTEAVILGVLCFIGMTLLRLPYASMIAALIGLTALIPIVGAYLGAAVGAFMILTFSWQQSLEFLVFIIVLQQIEGNFIYPKVVGTSVGLSGVLVLAAVTIGGAVSGIFGMLVAVPLVAAGYRVLKEDVAKREAAFGTAGDGAAEAVQETAAPADADAAINPE
- the serS gene encoding serine--tRNA ligase, which translates into the protein MLDIKFVRENQDVITQAMKNRNGSWDVDKFNELDESRRSYIADEEAMQAKRNTASKQIGALMREGKADEAEASKEEVRALNEKIAEVSAKRSEAETALNEMLCRIPNIPHESTPVGKDETENPEVRRWGTPRKFDFEFKAHWDLGADLNIIDSERATKLAGSRFVLLGGLGARLERALINFMADTHGSRGYKEWWCPVMANGNTLYGTGQLPKFEEDLFHTTEGLYLIPTAEVQLTNIHAGDVLEASQLPLKYCGYTACFREEAGSAGRDTRGLIRVHQFDKVEMVKFATPEDGFNQLELMVEDAENILQLLGLPYRVISLCTGDLGFSAAKTYDLEVWLPSYDAYKEISSCSCCTDFQARRANIRYRDPNKFKGTRYVYTLNGSGLAVGRTMAAVMENYQQADGSIKVPDVLVPYMGGVEVIAADQL
- a CDS encoding PfkB family carbohydrate kinase, encoding MEKATEKVLYKRDGAYIPRIAAVHDLCGYGKCSLGVAIPVLSAAGCDVCPVPTGLFSSHTAFPGWYMHDTTDILNDYLNAWKGIGVEIDAVYSGFLGSPEQVDIIRDIYATYPDALKVVDPVMADHGKVYPTYTPELCQAMADLAADADILTPNLTEAAIILGEPIGDDWAGVNIPDEEAYRIIDALVERGAKYVVLKGVQRGDGLIRNFIGGVDVEPFEASNEYVPYMLHGTGDLYASALLAGIMAGRTFAEAVLFAGRLTHDAMLVSAKQPHFKERGVSFEPLLGAVAGLLTA